In a single window of the Methanofollis ethanolicus genome:
- a CDS encoding C39 family peptidase has protein sequence MKRKRFSEIGVLILTLILAGLVAAPVTATETTKLLPVPYYEQETNYYCGPGVSQMWIDYHDGYVSQDTLYSYIQSHNQEGAPLWCTDPYGLACCIANYVDNLVTEDHKWSFFDAANIGVAIDLVNRDIPSAVLINSGAHWVLVKGVSYDESAGRVNEVNGLWVHDPWQNDANHYYSIDDWDSVYTRVETPSQSSSWDNYWVTVQGYWESKGAPDYVAAARNITLMSDEKDDILLTKDIDLAAFAQDQMNKLGIFQDELAGAVPGKPVFIHSLDKNRHDYYLIPFEKEGYISVIAQVSIKGNTADFSSAYSYYSTKTQDVIRLTLEEARMVLSTNGYNENWNAQLVWKPCEQTQSLTCPLWEFSSDDGKSIYVGYNPFDEKIHIYDELTEKTLSG, from the coding sequence ATGAAAAGAAAAAGATTTTCTGAAATCGGCGTCCTGATCCTGACGCTGATACTTGCAGGACTTGTGGCTGCTCCTGTAACAGCAACAGAGACAACCAAGTTACTCCCTGTCCCCTATTATGAGCAGGAGACAAATTACTATTGTGGTCCAGGTGTTTCCCAGATGTGGATAGATTACCACGACGGTTACGTCTCCCAAGACACGTTATACAGCTATATCCAGTCTCACAATCAGGAGGGGGCGCCTTTATGGTGCACTGATCCATACGGCCTCGCGTGTTGCATAGCGAATTATGTTGACAACCTTGTCACTGAGGACCACAAGTGGAGTTTTTTTGACGCTGCAAACATAGGAGTTGCAATCGATCTGGTCAATAGAGACATTCCCTCTGCAGTACTGATAAATTCGGGTGCTCACTGGGTTTTGGTGAAAGGAGTCTCATATGACGAATCCGCCGGGCGAGTGAATGAGGTAAACGGTTTGTGGGTTCACGACCCTTGGCAAAACGATGCCAATCATTACTATTCCATAGACGACTGGGACAGTGTATATACACGAGTCGAGACGCCTTCACAAAGTAGCAGTTGGGATAACTACTGGGTTACTGTTCAGGGATACTGGGAAAGCAAGGGAGCTCCAGATTATGTAGCCGCTGCCCGAAACATTACTCTGATGTCAGACGAGAAGGATGACATCCTTCTGACCAAGGATATCGACCTCGCCGCATTTGCCCAGGATCAAATGAACAAACTCGGTATATTCCAGGACGAACTGGCCGGTGCGGTTCCAGGCAAACCGGTTTTCATACACTCGCTTGACAAGAACCGGCACGATTACTACCTTATACCTTTTGAAAAGGAAGGGTACATCTCCGTAATTGCACAGGTCTCCATCAAGGGTAACACGGCAGACTTCAGTAGTGCATATTCCTATTACTCAACAAAAACGCAGGATGTTATCCGCCTGACTCTTGAGGAAGCGAGAATGGTCCTTTCGACGAATGGCTATAATGAGAACTGGAATGCTCAACTTGTCTGGAAACCCTGCGAGCAGACTCAGTCTCTAACCTGTCCTTTATGGGAGTTCAGCTCGGATGACGGAAAAAGTATTTACGTCGGCTATAATCCATTCGATGAAAAAATACATATCTACGATGAGCTGACCGAAAAGACGTTGAGTGGTTAA